In Lacrimispora indolis DSM 755, a genomic segment contains:
- the ilvA gene encoding threonine ammonia-lyase — MMTLEKFEEATEVVSKVILETKLIYSEYYSNQTGNKVYFKPENMQYTGAYKVRGAYYKISTLSQEEKAKGLITASAGNHAQGVAYAAKLAGIPATIVMPTTTPLMKVNRTKSYGAEVILEGDVFDEACDYANKLSEEKGLTFVHPFNDLDIAAGQGTIAMEIVKELPTVDYILVPIGGGGLCTGVSVLAKMLNPKIKVIGVEPAGANCMQESLRQGKVVELPSVNTIADGTAVKCPGDKLFPYIQENVDEIITIEDSELIVAFLDMVENHKMIVENSGLLTVAALKHMNVENKKMVSILSGGNMDVITMASIVQHGLIQRDRIFTVSILLPDKPGELAKVSALLAKEQGNVIRLEHNQFISINRNAAVELRITLEAFGTDHKNAIMAALTAQGYRPKLVKSKGTYAD; from the coding sequence ATGATGACACTGGAAAAGTTTGAAGAAGCAACGGAAGTCGTTAGCAAGGTTATCCTGGAAACAAAGCTGATATACAGTGAGTATTATTCCAACCAGACCGGCAATAAGGTATATTTCAAGCCGGAGAATATGCAGTATACCGGCGCCTACAAGGTGAGGGGAGCTTATTATAAAATCAGCACCCTTTCCCAGGAGGAGAAGGCAAAGGGCCTTATTACCGCCTCCGCAGGAAATCATGCCCAGGGTGTTGCCTATGCGGCAAAGCTGGCGGGAATTCCGGCCACAATCGTCATGCCTACCACAACGCCCCTTATGAAGGTCAACCGAACCAAAAGCTATGGCGCGGAGGTGATACTGGAGGGAGATGTATTTGATGAGGCATGTGATTACGCCAACAAGCTTTCCGAGGAAAAGGGACTGACCTTTGTTCATCCCTTCAATGATCTGGACATTGCGGCCGGACAGGGAACCATTGCCATGGAGATCGTGAAGGAGCTCCCTACGGTTGATTACATTCTGGTTCCAATCGGCGGCGGCGGTTTGTGCACCGGAGTTTCCGTTTTAGCCAAAATGCTCAATCCCAAGATCAAGGTCATCGGCGTGGAGCCTGCAGGCGCCAACTGCATGCAGGAATCTCTGCGCCAGGGAAAGGTGGTGGAACTGCCCAGTGTCAATACCATTGCCGACGGAACAGCAGTCAAATGTCCGGGAGACAAACTTTTTCCCTATATTCAGGAAAATGTAGATGAAATCATTACCATTGAGGACTCTGAGCTGATCGTAGCATTTCTGGATATGGTAGAAAACCATAAGATGATCGTGGAAAATTCCGGGCTTTTGACAGTTGCGGCTTTAAAACACATGAATGTGGAGAATAAAAAGATGGTTTCCATATTAAGCGGAGGAAATATGGATGTGATCACCATGGCCTCCATCGTTCAGCACGGACTGATCCAGAGAGACCGTATCTTTACCGTATCCATTCTTCTGCCGGATAAACCAGGAGAGCTTGCAAAGGTATCCGCTCTCCTTGCAAAAGAACAGGGTAATGTCATCCGCCTGGAGCACAATCAGTTTATCAGCATCAACCGGAATGCGGCGGTGGAGCTTCGCATCACTCTGGAAGCCTTTGGAACCGATCATAAGAATGCCATTATGGCTGCGCTCACAGCTCAGGGTTACAGGCCAAAGCTGGTGAAGTCAAAAGGAACTTATGCGGATTAA